The following proteins are encoded in a genomic region of Paenibacillus sp. FSL R7-0273:
- a CDS encoding FtsK/SpoIIIE family DNA translocase translates to MAKRRKRKSKKKATIGSVLKYEIYGIMLITISVIALSGEAAVGRSLSSMAGYLLGRFYFVLPLVGIIYGLMVMINRKWPSGWNSRYTGAVLLVLSLCLMSSISAMQQKLGPVNMLHPGNVLAQIHNDLSGALKPGASDSSVYLLGKDISGGYLGALVFAGLLWLFGTLGAKLIMIVMLAISFMLVTNLSYVELFSLLRVRSVKLLESLRQRAANRPAAVPVAPRQSRAGRAAAAAPPDIEEDEDEEDEPSLPRRSQPLFFRRIGGWLSGASNAPDHTEGSEQSLQADGGAVSSASPVLPVISGLEADITRAVSDDPSAYEPSEEEVEPVTPIIRDFFEHIRSEGLSEEEREEWGGFSPAARSAGTRSPAGSSGQAAVEPSGTSDIPDEEVTVELDGLLGTAEGGEPVPAPPLLPPPKPYKLPPFRLLSKPNGGGKAGDQNDYMQTARKLEATLESFGVRAKVLEVVRGPAVTRYEIQPDIGVKVSRIVNLTDDIALALAAKDIRMEAPIPGKSAIGIEVPNPEVSVVTMREVMETQIFQDAESRLSIAFGRDISGQTIIGNLAKMPHLLVAGATGSGKSVCINGIITSILYKAKPDEVKFLMVDPKMVELNVYNGIPHLLAPVVTDPKRASLALKKIVVEMEKRYELFSKSGTRNVEGYNNLMKDNPAAILPYIVVIVDELADLMMVAANDVEDAICRLAQMARAAGIHLIIATQRPSVDVITGLIKANIPSRIAFGVSSNVDSRTILDMPGAEKLLGRGDMLFLPMGASKPVRVQGAFMSDQEVETIVQFVSSQGEAEYDETLVPEVDDMVSEDQEPQDELYEQAVQIVLEAKQASVSLLQRRMRVGYTRAARLIDAMEARSVIGPYEGSKPREVLMSLEQYQQNRISS, encoded by the coding sequence GTGGCTAAACGGAGAAAGAGAAAGTCAAAGAAAAAAGCGACAATCGGCAGCGTTCTTAAATATGAAATTTACGGCATTATGCTTATTACTATTTCGGTAATTGCTCTATCCGGCGAAGCAGCAGTAGGGCGTTCTCTGTCCAGTATGGCGGGCTACCTGCTGGGCAGATTTTATTTTGTCCTGCCGCTCGTTGGCATTATCTACGGTCTGATGGTAATGATAAACAGAAAGTGGCCGTCCGGCTGGAACAGCCGTTATACCGGGGCGGTATTGCTGGTGCTGTCGTTATGCCTGATGAGTTCCATATCGGCCATGCAGCAGAAGCTGGGGCCTGTTAACATGCTTCATCCCGGCAATGTGCTGGCACAAATACATAATGATCTTTCCGGCGCGTTGAAGCCGGGTGCAAGCGACAGCAGTGTCTATCTGCTGGGTAAGGATATCAGCGGCGGATATTTAGGCGCGCTGGTATTCGCCGGGCTGCTGTGGCTGTTCGGCACCTTGGGCGCGAAGCTGATTATGATTGTCATGCTGGCGATCAGCTTCATGCTGGTTACCAACCTTTCCTATGTGGAGCTGTTCTCATTGCTGCGGGTACGCTCTGTGAAGCTGCTGGAGAGCCTCCGGCAGCGGGCGGCTAACCGCCCTGCTGCGGTTCCGGTAGCCCCGCGTCAATCAAGAGCGGGCAGAGCCGCAGCAGCGGCTCCTCCTGACATCGAGGAGGACGAGGATGAAGAAGACGAGCCGTCGCTTCCGAGAAGAAGCCAGCCGCTGTTCTTCCGCAGGATAGGAGGATGGCTCAGCGGCGCTTCCAATGCTCCGGATCACACAGAAGGTTCAGAGCAGAGCCTGCAGGCTGACGGAGGAGCTGTCAGCTCAGCTTCGCCTGTACTTCCGGTTATCTCCGGGCTGGAGGCAGATATTACACGTGCAGTATCTGATGATCCTTCCGCTTATGAGCCTTCCGAAGAGGAGGTGGAGCCTGTAACCCCGATTATCCGGGATTTCTTTGAACACATCCGTTCAGAGGGCCTGAGTGAGGAAGAACGGGAAGAGTGGGGCGGGTTTTCCCCGGCTGCCCGTAGCGCAGGAACGCGCAGCCCTGCTGGCTCCTCCGGTCAGGCAGCAGTCGAGCCATCGGGTACATCCGATATTCCGGACGAAGAGGTCACAGTGGAGCTTGATGGCCTGCTTGGCACAGCCGAGGGAGGGGAGCCGGTTCCGGCCCCGCCGCTTCTTCCGCCGCCTAAGCCATACAAGCTGCCGCCCTTCCGCCTGCTGTCCAAGCCTAACGGCGGGGGCAAGGCAGGGGATCAGAATGATTACATGCAGACTGCCCGCAAGCTGGAGGCGACCCTGGAGAGCTTCGGAGTCAGGGCCAAAGTGCTTGAAGTGGTGCGCGGACCTGCCGTAACCCGTTACGAAATTCAGCCGGATATCGGGGTCAAGGTCAGCCGGATTGTCAATCTGACCGATGATATTGCCCTGGCGCTCGCGGCCAAGGATATCCGGATGGAAGCGCCGATTCCCGGGAAGTCGGCAATCGGCATCGAGGTACCGAATCCTGAGGTTTCTGTGGTTACGATGAGAGAGGTTATGGAGACGCAGATCTTCCAGGATGCCGAATCCCGGCTGTCCATTGCTTTCGGACGCGACATTTCCGGACAGACCATTATCGGCAATCTGGCGAAGATGCCCCATCTTCTCGTGGCAGGGGCTACCGGGTCAGGCAAGTCGGTTTGTATTAACGGAATTATCACCAGCATTCTATACAAAGCCAAGCCTGACGAGGTCAAGTTCCTGATGGTTGACCCTAAGATGGTGGAGCTCAATGTTTATAACGGCATACCGCATTTGCTGGCCCCGGTAGTAACGGATCCGAAAAGGGCCAGTCTGGCCCTCAAGAAGATCGTAGTGGAGATGGAGAAACGTTATGAGCTCTTCTCCAAATCAGGAACACGCAACGTGGAAGGCTACAACAATCTGATGAAGGATAACCCGGCGGCTATTCTGCCTTATATTGTCGTTATCGTGGACGAGCTCGCCGATCTGATGATGGTAGCTGCTAATGATGTGGAGGATGCAATCTGCCGTTTGGCCCAAATGGCGCGTGCGGCGGGCATCCATCTGATTATTGCCACTCAGCGTCCGTCCGTCGACGTTATCACGGGGCTGATCAAAGCGAATATCCCTTCCCGGATTGCCTTCGGCGTATCCTCGAATGTGGATTCACGGACGATTCTCGATATGCCTGGTGCAGAGAAGCTGCTGGGGCGCGGAGACATGCTGTTCCTTCCGATGGGAGCCTCCAAGCCGGTCCGCGTCCAGGGCGCTTTCATGAGCGACCAGGAAGTGGAGACCATTGTACAGTTCGTCAGCAGCCAGGGTGAGGCTGAATATGACGAGACGCTGGTACCTGAGGTGGATGATATGGTTTCAGAAGACCAGGAGCCGCAGGACGAGCTGTATGAGCAGGCTGTGCAGATTGTTCTGGAAGCGAAGCAGGCCTCCGTTTCACTGCTGCAGCGGCGGATGCGCGTAGGCTATACCCGTGCCGCCCGGCTGATTGATGCCATGGAAGCCCGGTCGGTCATCGGGCCTTACGAGGGCAGCAAGCCGCGTGAAGTTCTGATGTCTCTGGAGCAGTATCAGCAGAACCGGATCAGCTCTTAG
- a CDS encoding YlzJ-like family protein: MTFYTVVPLEQMFEGAYSNGQQLQEVTVGGMLMQVEPLEGRQARIIRLLQCPLDKYLDPAFAPGAVVDYDK; encoded by the coding sequence ATGACCTTCTATACCGTTGTACCGCTTGAGCAAATGTTTGAGGGGGCCTACAGCAACGGGCAGCAGCTGCAGGAGGTGACAGTCGGTGGAATGCTGATGCAGGTGGAGCCGCTGGAAGGCAGACAGGCAAGGATTATACGGCTGCTGCAGTGTCCGCTGGACAAGTATCTTGATCCGGCGTTCGCTCCCGGTGCAGTTGTTGATTACGATAAATAA
- a CDS encoding ClpP family protease, with the protein MSMMQGSETGNNGEMQPEETKPAVPEAVPPAVNMIKELGQTAVPSAEPDIFCMTIIGQIEGHFVLPPHNKTTKYEHIIPQLVAAEQNKNIKGLLIILNTVGGDVEAGLAIAEMIASLSKPTVTVVIGGGHSIGVPIAVASTYSIIAESATMTIHPIRMNGLVIGVPQTFEYMERMQERMVRFVTSHSRISEQMFKDLMFKTGELNRDIGTAVGGYDAVKFGLMDEVGGIGAALAHLNRMIAGSSIQTAAGELVQGGLPQ; encoded by the coding sequence ATGTCAATGATGCAGGGATCAGAAACAGGTAATAATGGTGAGATGCAGCCGGAGGAAACCAAGCCGGCCGTTCCTGAAGCAGTGCCGCCTGCTGTTAATATGATTAAAGAACTGGGCCAGACGGCAGTACCGAGTGCAGAGCCGGATATTTTCTGCATGACCATTATCGGACAGATCGAAGGGCATTTCGTGCTTCCGCCGCACAATAAAACAACCAAATACGAGCATATCATTCCGCAGCTGGTCGCAGCTGAGCAGAATAAGAATATTAAAGGCCTCCTGATCATTCTGAATACAGTCGGCGGCGATGTAGAAGCGGGTCTGGCCATTGCCGAAATGATTGCATCCCTGTCCAAGCCGACAGTTACCGTGGTGATCGGCGGCGGGCACAGCATCGGTGTGCCGATTGCAGTAGCGTCAACCTACTCCATCATTGCCGAGAGCGCAACGATGACCATTCATCCGATCCGGATGAACGGGCTTGTTATCGGTGTGCCGCAGACCTTTGAATATATGGAACGGATGCAGGAGAGGATGGTTCGCTTCGTTACCTCCCACTCCCGGATCAGTGAACAGATGTTCAAGGATCTGATGTTCAAAACGGGTGAGCTGAACCGTGACATCGGTACTGCCGTCGGCGGCTACGATGCAGTCAAGTTCGGGCTGATGGATGAGGTAGGCGGGATTGGTGCCGCCCTTGCCCATCTAAACCGGATGATTGCCGGTTCTTCCATCCAGACTGCAGCCGGTGAATTAGTACAGGGAGGGCTGCCGCAATGA